In Brassica napus cultivar Da-Ae chromosome A8 unlocalized genomic scaffold, Da-Ae chrA08_Random_4, whole genome shotgun sequence, one genomic interval encodes:
- the LOC125594500 gene encoding SUMO-conjugating enzyme UBC9, with protein MASKRILKELKDLQKDPPTSCSAGPAAEDMFHWQATIMGPSDSPYSGGVFLVTIHFPPDYPFKPPKVAFRTKVFHPNINSNGSICLDILKEQWSPALTISKVLLSICSLLTDPNPDDPLVPEIAHMYKTDKNKYESTARTWTQKYAMG; from the exons ATGGCATCGAAACGGATTTTGAAGGAATTGAAGGATCTTCAGAAGGATCCTCCTACTTCCTGCAGCGCAG GACCCGCCGCTGAAGACATGTTTCATTGGCAAGCTACGATAATGGGTCCTTCCGACAGCCCTTACTCTGGTGGTGTGTTTCTTGTAACCATTCATTTCCCTCCAGATTACCCCTTTAAACCTCCTAAG GTGGCTTTTAGGACCAAAGTGTTCCATCCAAATATCAACAGCAATGGGAGCATCTGTCTCGACATCTTGAAGGAGCAGTGGAGTCCTGCGCTCACTATCTCCAag GTGCTGCTATCGATCTGTTCGTTGTTAACTGATCCAAACCCGGATGATCCCTTGGTTCCGGAGATAGCTCACATGTACAAGACAGACAAGAACAAGTACGAGTCCACTGCAAGGACCTGGACCCAAAAGTACGCCATGGGATGA